The genomic segment CGGATGGCGCGAGACGTTCCCGTCGGAGAGACCGGCGGCAGAGGGGGAGGTCGACCATGGTGGAACAGTTGCCCGGCCCGTCGCGTGACGTGGTCGTCGTCACCGGCGCCGGCGGGATGGGCCTGGCGGTCGCCCGTCGGCTCGGCAGCGGGCGGACCCTGTTCCTCGCCGACGCCTCGCGCGGTCAACTCGACCGGGCCGTCGCCGCGTTGCGCGACGAGGGGTACGCGGTACGGGGCGTCCTGACCGACGTGTCCGACCGCGAGTCCGTGGACAGGCTCGCGCAGGAGGCGGCCGGTGAGGGCCGGGTGGCCGCCGTCGTGCACACCGCGGGGGTCTCCGCCGTCCAGGCTTCGGCGAAGACGATCCTGGAGGTCGACCTGCTGGGCACGGCCCATGTCATCGACGCCTTCGAGGCCGTGGCCACGCCGGGGACGGCCATGGTCTGCGTCTCCAGCATGGCCGGCCATGTCGCCTCCCTCAGCGCGGAGGACGAGGCCGCCCTCGCCACGGCCCCCGCGGAGGAACTCCTCGGGATCGGCGCCGTCGAAGCCGTCGGGGACAGTTCGACGAGGGCGTACGTCGTGTCCAAGCGGGCCAACCACGTGCGCGTCGAGGCCGCCGCGCTCGCCTGGAGCCGGCGCGGCGCCCGTATCAACAGCGTCAGCCCGGGGATCATCGCCACCGCCATGTCGAAGGCGGAGGTCGAGGGCCCGAGCGGCGCGCGCATGCTCGCGATGCTGGAGGCGAGCGGCGCGGGCCGCACCGGCACCCCGGCGGAGATCGCCGACGCCGTGGCATTCCTCATCGGCCCCGAAGCGGGTTACATCACCGGCACGGACCTGCTCGTCGACGGCGGGCAGGCCGCCTGGCTACGGCGCCACCGACCGGCCTGACCCCACGGCGCACGAGCGCACCACCACAACCGCACCACCCCGACCGCACCACAGTCGTACAAGGACCGCAGAGAGGACACCGATGTCCACCCCCCACACGCCGTCCGTCCCCACCTCCTTCGACCCCACGGCCTTAGACCCCGACGAGCTGGGTTTCGAC from the Streptomyces sp. NBC_00310 genome contains:
- a CDS encoding SDR family oxidoreductase, with translation MVEQLPGPSRDVVVVTGAGGMGLAVARRLGSGRTLFLADASRGQLDRAVAALRDEGYAVRGVLTDVSDRESVDRLAQEAAGEGRVAAVVHTAGVSAVQASAKTILEVDLLGTAHVIDAFEAVATPGTAMVCVSSMAGHVASLSAEDEAALATAPAEELLGIGAVEAVGDSSTRAYVVSKRANHVRVEAAALAWSRRGARINSVSPGIIATAMSKAEVEGPSGARMLAMLEASGAGRTGTPAEIADAVAFLIGPEAGYITGTDLLVDGGQAAWLRRHRPA